A single genomic interval of Megalobrama amblycephala isolate DHTTF-2021 linkage group LG17, ASM1881202v1, whole genome shotgun sequence harbors:
- the LOC125250343 gene encoding protein NLRC3-like, with product MSLSEKHSVRSGSHVSSSVSLKSDQSKHGAGPDFSGEKPSSNKSVRSGSRVSSSVSLKRKRSKQEGPNFSEEKPSSNKRLRYETLDSDVQTHRNHKDNLLWIFQDLKSKIIKFLKKELEKFKKILQNENTENFVKDFNENRCSIKAAALDLTLHYLREMKQDEAADALEIELLFIHQLKCGLKKKYQCVFEGMAKHGDSILLNNIYTDLYITQGGSEQVNTEHEVRQIEIASRHHQSQEIQIKCTNLFEAPEQDEEIRTVLTKGVAGIGKSVSVQKFVLDWAEGKENQDISFIFPLPFREMNLKEKEKLSLMDLITHFFPETKGLNLTRRNQFKVLFILDGLDECRLPLKFDCNETWSDVSSPASLDVLLTNLMKGNLLPSALIWITTRPAAASKIPPDCIDRLTEIRGFNEAQKEEYFKKRFTDQNQANTIIDHVKKSKSLFIMCHIPVFCWISVTVLQNILEEKRNNDMKNNQADEISKTLQESNTEDTPKTLTQMYTHFLRFQIQQSRRKYDGEYAADVSWDKDAILSLGKLAFHQLQRNNVIFYDTDLEACGIDVYKASVYTGMCTQIFKKEIGIILGTMYCFVHLSIQEFIAALYAHLFLDINKKSVFVHESTEQENKNETMIDFLKTAVDEALESDNGHLDLFLRFLLGLSVQSNRRLLRGLLTQQDANDQSNKEIVQYIKQKLEDNLSAERSINLFYCLNELNDQTLVKEIQTHLSKGSLSSADLSPAQWSALVFVLLTSEEELEEFELQKFKKSDECLIRLLAVIKTSRRAL from the exons ATGAGTCTCTCAGAGAAACACAG TGTAAGATCAGGATCACATGTGTCCAGCTCTGTGTCTCTGAAGAGTGATCAGTCAAAACATGGTGCAGGACCAGACTTCAGTGGAGAAAAACCATCATCTAATAAAAg TGTAAGATCAGGATCACGTGTGTCCAGCTCTGTGTCTCTGAAGAGAAAACGATCAAAACAAGAAGGACCAAACTTCAGTGAGGAAAAACCATCATCTAATAAAAg GCTTCGATATGAGACATTAGACTCAGACGTTCAGACTCACAGGAACCACAAAGACAATCTCCTGTGGATCTTCCAG GATCTTAAgagcaaaataattaaatttttgaagAAAGAGCTGGAAAAGtttaagaaaatattacaaaatgagaACACAGAGAACTTTGTGAAGGACTTTAATGAGAACAGATGCAGTATCAAAGCAGCAGCTCTTGATCTCACACTACATTACCTGAGAGAGATGAAGCAAGATGAAGCTGCTGATGCTCTAGAAA TTGAGCTGCTCTTCATTCATCAGCTAAAATGTGGCCTAAAGAAGAAGTATCAATGTGTGTTTGAAGGAATGGCGAAGCATGGTGACTCCATACTTCTGAATAACATCTACACAGATCTCTATATCACTCAGGGTGGCAGTGAACAGGTCAATACTGAACATGAGGTCAGACAGATTGAAATTGCTTCCAGGCATCATCAATCTCAAGAGATTCAGATTAAATGCACAAATTTGTTTGAAGCTCCTGAACAAGACGAGGAGATCCGAACTGTACTGACAAAAGGAGTCGCTGGCATCGGAAAATCAGTCTCTGTGCAAAAGTTTGTtctggactgggctgaaggaaaagaaaatcaaGATATCAGTTTCATATTTCCTCTTCCATTCAGAGAGATGAACTTAAAGGAGAAAGAAAAACTAAGTTTGATGGACCTTATAACTCATTTTTTCCCAGAGACAAAAGGACTGAACCTTACAAGAAGAAATCAGTTCAAAGTCCTGTTCATCCTTGATGGATTGGACGAATGTCGCCTTCCTCTGAAGTTTGATTGTAATGAGACGTGGAGTGATGTATCGTCACCAGCCTCTCTGGATGTTCTCCTAACGAACCTCATGAAGGGAAATCTGCTTccttctgctctcatctggatcaccaccAGACCAGCAGCTGCCAGTAAGATTCCTCCTGACTGTATTGACCGGCTGACAGAGATACGAGGATTCAATGAAGCACAAAAGGAAGAGTACTTCAAAAAAAGATTCACGGATCAGAATCAGGCCAACACAATCATTGATCATGTTAAAAAATCAAAGAGTCTCTTTatcatgtgccacatcccaGTCTTCTGCTGGATTTCAGTCACTGTTCTCCAGAACATTCTGGAGGAGAAAAGGAATAATGATATGAAAAACAATCAGGCTGATGAGATCTCTAAAACACTACAGGAATCAAATACTGAAGACACGCCCAAGACTCTGacacaaatgtacacacactttcTCCGCTTTCAGATCCAGCAGAGCCGCCGAAAATATGATGGAGAATATGCAGCAGATGTTTCCTGGGATAAAGATGCCATCCTTTCACTGGGGAAACTGGCATTTCATCAGCTGCAAAGAAACAACGTGATCTTCTATGACACAGACCTGGAAGCCTGTGGTATTGACGTCTATAAGGCATCAGTGTACACAGGCATGTGTACCCAGATCTTTAAGAAGGAAATAGGGATCATTCTTGGTACCATGTACTGCTTTGTTCACTTGAGCATTCAAGAGTTTATTGCAGCCCTTTATGCACATCTGTTTCTAGACATCAACAAGAAAAGTGTGTTTGTTCATGAGTCTACAGAAcaggaaaacaaaaatgaaaccatGATTGATTTTCTCAAGACTGCAGTGGACGAGGCGCTCGAGAGTGACAATGGACACCTGGACCTTTTCCTTCGCTTCCTCCTCGGTCTGTCAGTCCAGTCCAATCGACGACTCTTACGGGGTCTGTTGACACAGCAAGACGCCAATGACCAGAGCAACAAGGAAATAGTTCAGTACATCAAGCAGAAATTAGAAGATAATCTGTCTGCAGAGAGATCAATCAATCTATTCtactgtctgaatgaactgaACGACCAAACTCTGGTGAAGGAGATACAGACCCACCTTAGCAAAGGAAGTCTCTCATCTGCTGACCTTTCACCTGCCCAGTGGTCTGCTTTGGtctttgtgttgttgacatcaGAGGAAGAGCTGGAGGAGTTTGAGCTTCAGAAATTCAAGAAATCAGACGAGTGTCTCATTAGATTATTGGCAGTCATCAAAACCTCCAGAAGAGCTCTGTAA